The following are encoded in a window of Peromyscus maniculatus bairdii isolate BWxNUB_F1_BW_parent chromosome X, HU_Pman_BW_mat_3.1, whole genome shotgun sequence genomic DNA:
- the LOC102914783 gene encoding melanoma-associated antigen B18-like, which translates to MPRGRKSKLRARERRHQARSESRSIKEAQATKTEERDTPSSSSPLRSSDVQSFSAAKSLGKSKKSKRPTTASISAPCIKLDEGAKNKDEKRSSTSRALPSTSYSSSTQRDDLAVSLVLFMLRKYNNRELITKEDILKQVIPQSKEKFPEVLKKASELMVLAFGIDVKETDPTRHCYGLVSILSPIGDEIMHGEAIMPKSGLLMTILCVIFMNGNCVNEEYVWKVLSEMGVHAGVNHFIYGNVKKLITKDFVSEGYLEYRRVPYRGSPGYQFLWGPRAHYETSKMRVLEFLAKVYNTVPSAFPSLYQEAVRDEQEKNRARFASMILVGIIASAQSSDNSGKSSNQH; encoded by the coding sequence ATGCCTCGTGGTCGTAAAAGTAAGCTCCGGGCCCGTGAGAGACGCCATCAAGCCCGAAGTGAAAGCAGGTCTATTAAAGAAGCTCAGGCTActaaaacagaagagagagataccccttcctcctcttccccccttcGTAGTAGTGATGTCCAGAGCTTCTCTGCTGCCAAGTCACTTGGCAAATCTAAGAAGTCTAAGAGGCCCACCACTGCTTCTATAAGTGCTCCATGCATCAAGTTGGATGAAGGTGCCAAGAACAAAGATGAGAAGAGATCAAGCACTTCCCGGGCACTGCCCTCAACTAGTTATTCATCTTCAACGCAGAGAGATGACCTTGCAGTTTCACTGGTGCTGTTCATGCTTCGAAAGTATAACAACAGGGAGCTAATAACAAAGGAAGACATACTAAAGCAGGTCATCCCACAGAGCAAAGAGAAGTTCCCCGAAGTTCTTAAGAAAGCCTCTGAGCTCATGGTGCTGGCCTTTGGTATTGATGTTAAGGAAACTGACCCAACCAGACACTGCTATGGCCTTGTCAGCATATTAAGTCCTATTGGTGATGAAATTATGCATGGTGAGGCAATAATGCCCAAAAGTGGCCTCTTGATGACAATCCTGTGTGTGATCTTCATGAATGGCAACTGTGTTAATGAGGAATATGTCTGGAAAGTGCTTAGTGAGATGGGGGTACATGCCGGAGTCAATCACTTCATCTATGGAAATGTCAAGAAGCTCATCACTAAAGACTTTGTGAGTGAGGGGTACCTGGAGTATCGGCGGGTACCCTACAGAGGTTCTCCAGGTTATCAGTTCTTGTGGGGTCCCCGGGCCCACTATGAAACCAGCAAAATGAGAGTCCTTGAGTTTCTGGCCAAGGTCTATAACACTGTTCCCAGTGCCTTCCCATCCTTGTATCAGGAGGCTGTGAGAGATGAGCAAGAGAAAAACCGAGCCAGATTTGCATCTATGATTCTTGTTGGTATCATAGCCAGTGCACAGTCCAGTGACAATTCTGGCAAGTCCTCGAACCAGCACTGA